In Erigeron canadensis isolate Cc75 chromosome 7, C_canadensis_v1, whole genome shotgun sequence, one DNA window encodes the following:
- the LOC122608613 gene encoding ninja-family protein Os03g0419100 — MADDSRIIDGDKNDDEDIMLELSIGGIFGKPKKKNLNLKEQNLDDHDNVEYNRDIRRELKRKREENLKELVAFGSCGSVSGPFVENKEWLETQIGLPQNGDVLDVWKKEKTNGDNLVLRPMACRISKPCQAMNSNGCGGSSSGYSDGLCSCHQGNPTGYCRSISSNSQLDQQYPSTSTTTSDLLDSCDQPTGSSSQTVSLSVPSQVKLNDQLNSHTSISFSNSPKNHETDSQRKLASFLARMPCVSTTGNGPNGKRVRGFLYRYTKNEVTIVCICHGQSFSPGEFVEHAGGVDVVHPLKHITIFPTTFAS; from the exons ATGGCGGATGATTCAAGAATTATTGATGGAGATaagaatgatgatgaagatataATGTTGGAGTTATCTATTGGTGGAATTTTTGGCAAACCgaaaaaaaagaatttgaatttgaaggaaCAGAATTTAGATGACCATGATAATGTTGAATATAACCGCGATATTCGACGTGAATTGAagagaaaaagagaagaaaatttgaaagaattGGTTGCTTTTGGTTCGTGTGGTTCGGTTAGTGGTCCGTTTGTTGAGAATAAGGAATGGTTAGAGACACAAATTGGTCTTCCACAAAACGGTGACGTTTTGGATGtatggaaaaaagaaaagactaATGGGGATAATTTGGTTTTGCGGCCTATGGCTTGTCGGATTTCCAAGCCGTGTCAAGCGATGAATTCAAATGGTTGTGGTGGATCGTCCTCTGGATATTCTGATGGCCTATGTTCATGTCACCAAG GTAATCCTACAGGCTATTGCAGAAGCATTTCAAGCAACTCTCAGCTCGATCAACAATACCCAAGTACTTCTACGACGACAAGTGACCTGTTGGACTCATGTGATCAACCCACCGGTTCATCAAGCCAAACCGTATCACTATCCGTGCCCAGTCAAGTGAAACTAAACGACCAATTGAACTCACATACATCAATAAGTTTTTCAAACTCGCCTAAAAACCATGAGACCGACAGCCAACGCAAGCTAGCCTCTTTTCTAGCTCGAATGCCATGTGTTTCGACAACTGGAAATGGGCCAAATGGGAAGAGAGTTAGGGGGTTTCTGTATAGATACACAAAAAATGAAGTGACAATTGTGTGTATATGTCACGGTCAATCATTCTCTCCGGGTGAGTTCGTGGAGCATGCTGGGGGTGTTGATGTGGTTCACCCTTTGAAACACATCACCATATTTCCGACTACTTTTGCATCTTGA
- the LOC122609340 gene encoding cytochrome P450 76C1-like — MSSKPTTNAAMDLYYCTHIQTFAKMEQLINNNGSSWSELIIYNNSNDFIVAAATMSILILAIFWLKLTFFRSSSPSMPPGPYFLPIVGYLPFLGHDDLHKQFTKMGQTYGPIFKFNVGSRVHVIINTPELARVVVRDQDKIFGHRKLTVATSVITYGGQEMAFSDSRSTNLRKIFVFEVLNNKNIEACACFRRDAVRKTVNDVFSKVGTSLNIGDVAFSTVANVITNIVWGNSRSDKGGNNGLLGDEFQAVAAKIFELISRVNISDLFPSLAWFDLQGIKRDTMVQHKKLDQIFANIMKERIESNSKKLDDGIDIDEKKDFLQILLDLKDKQVLNLHQIKGLILDIMLGGTDTTTTLLVWAMTEIVRNENVMKRIQAELEEVVGINNIVEESHIQKLQYLAATIKEVLRLHPVGPLLFPRAPSEDCMVGGYIVPKGCFVSMNFWAIHRNPLYWDNPLEFNPERFMSNDKTTNYDLLGNNLQFVPFGSGRRMCPGLQLADKMQMYILASLLHSFDWRLPEGEKHDLSEKFGIALKKLKPLIVIPSQRLPNASLYM, encoded by the exons ATGTCGTCCAAACCCACTACAAATGCAGCTATGGACTTGTATTATTGTACTCATATTCAAACATTTGCCAAAATGGAACAACTTATAAACAACAATGGATCATCTTGGTCAGAACTGATCATCTACAACAACAGCAACGATTTCATAGTTGCGGCCGCCACCATGTCGATACTAATCTTGGCCATTTTTTGGCTCAAGTTGACATTTTTTAGGTCCTCATCACCATCCATGCCACCAGGTCCATATTTTTTGCCAATTGTCGGGTACCTTCCATTTCTAGGCCATGATGACTTACACAAACAGTTCACCAAAATGGGCCAAACTTACGGCCCAATATTCAAATTCAATGTAGGAAGCAGGGTTCATGTAATCATAAACACGCCCGAACTAGCAAGGGTTGTGGTTAGGGACCAAGACAAGATTTTTGGCCATCGCAAGCTCACGGTTGCTACCTCGGTAATCACTTATGGGGGTCAAGAGATGGCGTTTTCCGATAGCAGGTCCACTAATCTTCGTAAGATATTCGTGTTTGAGGTcttaaacaacaaaaacatagaaGCGTGTGCTTGTTTTAGAAGGGACGCGGTTAGAAAAACTGTCAATGATGTTTTTAGTAAAGTTGGAACTAGTTTAAACATCGGCGATGTTGCTTTTTCCACAGTTGCTAACGTTATAACAAATATTGTTTGGGGAAATAGTCGGTCGGATAAAGGGGGAAACAATGGTCTTCTTGGAGACGAGTTTCAAGCTGTAGCCGCAaagatttttgagcttattagTAGGGTAAATATTTCGGATTTGTTTCCTAGCCTTGCTTGGTTTGATCTACAAGGTATCAAACGAGATACAATGGTGCAACATAAGAAGTTGGATCAAATTTTTGCAAACATCATGAAAGAGAGAATTGAATCTAACTCCAAAAAGCTAGATGATGGAATTGATATCGATGAGAAGAAAGATTTCTTACAAATCTTATTAGATCTTAAGGACAAGCAAGTGCTTAACTTACATCAAATAAAGGGCCTTATTCTA GACATTATGCTCGGAGGAACAGATACAACAACAACGTTGCTAGTATGGGCAATGACAGAGATCGTTAGAAACGAAAACGTAATGAAAAGGATTCAAGCAGAATTGGAAGAAGTTGTAGGAATAAATAACATTGTTGAAGAGTCTCATATCCAAAAGCTACAATACCTAGCTGCAACAATTAAGGAGGTATTGCGATTACACCCAGTCGGGCCTCTCTTATTCCCACGAGCACCAAGTGAGGATTGTATGGTGGGTGGATACATCGTTCCAAAGGGATGTTTTGTATCTATGAATTTTTGGGCAATCCATCGGAATCCTCTATATTGGGACAATCCTTTGGAGTTCAATCCGGAAAGGTTCATGTCAAATGACAAGACAACCAATTATGATTTATTAGGAAACAATTTACAGTTTGTCCCGTTTGGGTCAGGGAGAAGAATGTGTCCTGGTCTTCAATTGGCGGATAAGATGCAAATGTATATCTTGGCTTCACTGTTGCACTCGTTCGACTGGAGGTTGCCTGAGGGCGAAAAGCATGACCTCTCTGAAAAATTTGGCATTGCACTTAAGAAACTAAAACCACTTATAGTTATCCCATCTCAAAGGTTGCCCAATGCGAGTCTTTATATGTAA
- the LOC122608631 gene encoding uncharacterized protein LOC122608631 encodes MTSNELCLPTTCNFNKNNNSSIIPKLFFHDISLLFSLIFSHPLYFSYFIFFSPYLFKFISFISPLFLTTTLLLLCILATTFPQPKLGFFQTIVDKLRSKMNVVVEEEDQDVEFLDFEDLEIYKIVFHDPPLILDIESFSRSTSVDEDNNDDDQLKQVMVMENTVRVMEKSEEERSLEKLFEELDRFEDSRDTIETKENKIISQRETKKLEINKLETSCEDKKIFEVKSNSLRTDSCSSFGSYGSMRKEKEWKRTLACKLFEERNNSGGEEGMDSLWESYEDDNASKKSRNRKETTIEKKKTTTKNKKSEFKYFYEGDDVDQDDDEEEFMSNGQLCCLKALKLSTGKMNLGMGKPNLVKITKALKGFGWLHHVGTKHGKKV; translated from the exons ATGACTTCTAATGAGCTGTGTTTACCCACCACTTGCAACTTCAACAAAAATAACAACTCCTCAATAATCCCAAAACTATTCTTCCATGATATATCCCTTTTATTTTCCTTGATATTTTCTCACCCTCTTTACTTCTCTTATTTCATATTCTTCTCTCCTTACTTGTTTAAATTCATTTCCTTCATTTCTCCTTTATTTTTGACTACCACCCTCTTACTACTTTGCATCCTTGCCACCACTTTCCCTCAACCGAAACTCGGGTTTTTTCAAACGATCGTGGATAAGTTACGATCAAAGATGAATGtcgttgttgaagaagaagaccaAGATGTCGAGtttcttgattttgaagatcttgaaatatataaaattgtgtTCCATGATCCGCCACTTATATTAGACAT TGAAAGTTTTTCTAGATCCACTTCTGTTGATGAAgacaataatgatgatgatcagTTAAAACAAGTGATGGTAATGGAGAACACGGTGAGGGTTATGGAGAAATCTGAAGAGGAGCGAAGTTTGGAGAAACTATTTGAAGAATTGGATCGATTTGAAGATTCAAGAGACACAATTGAGACAAAGGAGAACAAAATTATATCTCAACGCGAAACAAAGAAACTAGAGATTAACAAACTTGAGACGTCTTgtgaagataaaaaaatatttgaagtgAAGTCAAATTCATTGAGAACGGATTCTTGTAGTAGCTTTGGAAGCTATGGATCGATGAGGAAAGAAAAAGAGTGGAAACGTACATTAGCGTGTAAGTTATTTGAAGAACGAAACAACTCTGGAGGGGAAGAAGGTATGGATTCGTTATGGGAGTCTTACGAAGATGATAACGCAAGCAAAAAATCCAGGAATAGAAAAGAAACGACGATAGAGAAGAAAAAGACGACGACGAAGAACAAGAAGAGCGAGTTTAAGTATTTTTATGAAGGTGATGATGTTGatcaagatgatgatgaagaagagttCATGAGTAATGGGCAGTTGTGTTGTTTGAAGGCATTAAAATTATCAACAGGGAAGATGAATTTAGGGATGGGGAAGCCAAATCTTGTAAAAATTACAAAAGCACTAAAAGGTTTTGGTTGGTTGCATCATGTTGGTACCAAGCATggtaaaaaagtttaa